The Microcystis panniformis FACHB-1757 region GGTGGGAACGATTTCATTAATCGATGTCATTGGAATTGGAACACTCTTAGTACAAGCTTCTGTTATTGGTTTGATGAATCAGAGATGCAATGTTAACACTATCACTAATATTATGTCGGTTCCAGTATCTACATTATCAGTTTCTGGTTCAGAAAATCATAATTTGGGGTTTTTGGCAATACCTAAAGGGAATAATTGCGGTTATTTGCTGATCAATTCCAGTTAATCCCTAGGAGTTGCCGTTACTTTGGCAACCATAGGGGCTGGCTGCGGTTTTAATTGTACAGTGGGAGCATCGGGATTACTCAGGTCAATGTAGAGAATTCGCGCTAGAGGTATCTTGGATGACAATGGCCGCGATTGTACGAGAGCGGTTAATTTTTCGGGCAATCTATCTTTATAAAAACCTAAATAGACCTGTCCCAGTTCGGTTTTTAGTACAAGATTACTAGGGTTGCGCCAATCGATGGCGGTAACTTGAATCGATAAGTTATCAATTAAGGGATAAATTTTTTGCCACTGTTGTTGATATTGTCGGTCGTAACCAAGCACTTCTAGGCTAGGTAATTGGTTTTTGGGCAGAGTTCGACCATAATAGCTTTGAGGAATTATCGTTCCGGTGGCATCTAAAAAGCCTTGCTGTTGATGGGAACGCCAACGGGCAACAGGTTTTCTTTCTTGAATAGAAACAATCACTTTCGGGGGTAATAATTGCCGCTCGATCTTAACGTCGGCAATAGCGGGAATAGCCGCTAATTTTTCTCGTAATTGATGGGTGGGTAATTCCCAGAGAGACAGGGGATAGCTTAATTTCAGCCAAGCGCGAATCGACTCGGGGGACATTAATTCCGTACCTGCGATTTCCACCTGTCCGGCCTTGGTAATTGTCCAATAGGGCGAAGTCATCCCCCAAGCTAATCCCGTCGCTAAACCACTAACCACCAGAAAGCGACCTAGGGCTTGCCACACCTTTGATCGCCTTTGGTGGCGCAGGTTTTGTCGTTTTTGTTCTAGGGAGAGGGAAGAAAGGATTTGATCGCTCATAGGGAAAATCCAGGACAGTTTTGCTGTTATCTTAGGTCGCGAGGTGGGCTGCTGGCAACCCGATCGCTACTCAAGTAATCAGTTTGACAAAGAAAGAGATAATAAATGTTATAACAGTAGTAGTCTACAGGCGTTCTTTTGTCTGTCTCCAGTAAACCTAAACGCTCCTTTTTGCCAAGATAT contains the following coding sequences:
- a CDS encoding cell division protein FtsQ/DivIB — its product is MSDQILSSLSLEQKRQNLRHQRRSKVWQALGRFLVVSGLATGLAWGMTSPYWTITKAGQVEIAGTELMSPESIRAWLKLSYPLSLWELPTHQLREKLAAIPAIADVKIERQLLPPKVIVSIQERKPVARWRSHQQQGFLDATGTIIPQSYYGRTLPKNQLPSLEVLGYDRQYQQQWQKIYPLIDNLSIQVTAIDWRNPSNLVLKTELGQVYLGFYKDRLPEKLTALVQSRPLSSKIPLARILYIDLSNPDAPTVQLKPQPAPMVAKVTATPRD